In Aminiphilus circumscriptus DSM 16581, the sequence CCAGTTCGTCCTGCCGCCAGGGAGTACGGCGGGTCACCAGTTCTCGATGGAATGTGCGGTATGCCGAGAGCGCTGCCCGGAGACGGGAGGAAAGAAAGGGGCGGATGAGGCAGTCGAAAGCGCCCAGACAGATCGCGCCGCGAATCACATCGGGCTCTTCCGGACGGACAAGGACCACCCAATCCAGCCGGGGATAGTCGCTGCGGGCCTTGCGGAAGCCCTCGAGTCCTCCCAGGCCGGGAAGGGCGAAGTCGAGCACCACTAACTGGGGAGGTTCGTCGGCGAGAAAGGAGAGGAGCGTTTCACCGGAACCGACTTCTCCGACAAGGCGGTAGCCGGGTTGCTCTCGCACCAGATCGGCATAGAGGCTTCTCTGGGAGGAATCCTGTTCGGCGACGATCGCGTCGAGAGAATGGGGTACGAACGGACCTCTCATGACCGAATCTCCCGGGTGAGGTCGCTTGACCCGACGATACGCTCGAGTGCAGGAAAAACGGCTTCGAAACACGAAAAAAAATTGCACGGGAAACCGGGCACCATAGGAGGCTTCCTCCTTTCCGCACGGGAGGCGGTCGCGTTTCCACGACAACCCTATCGGTCGACATCCGTGGGCCTGGGCCGTTAGGAACGTCGACTCGGAGGCTCTATCATTTTGAACATACATTATACGTGATCCTCCGAATTCGTGCAATTTCCCCGCATGAGTGGGAAAAGGGCCTCTCTCTTGTGTCCCTGCCTTTTCACAGTGGGGCAAAGCAGCAATTTCTCCGGAGCGATGTTTTCGTGGCGCGTAGAACGGGCGGGACTCCATGCGACGAGGCTGTCCGCGTCGCATGGAGGACATCGCTGGCCGCAATTCTCCCGAGGAGACGTGGCGGGGTTTTTCTCGTTCGGTGCACGGCGGAAGAAGGGGACGCAGCCGGCTCTCCGGCGCGTCGATCAGGAGCGGAGAACCGCTGCCATGCGCGAGAAGGCTTCCTCCAGTTTTTTCTCGTCCACAGTGCAGGCGATGCGGATGAAGTCACCGCATGTCTCGCCGAAGGCGATGCCCGGGATGAGGGCGACACCGGCTTCCTCCAGCATACGGAGCGCGAAGGCGTCTCCGTTCATTCCCGTTCCGGAAATGTCGGCGAAAAGATAGAAGGCTCCCTTGGGAAGTGCGGCATTGACGCCGGGCAGTTCTCTCGCCAGGGACGCGGCGTGCCGGGTCCGTCGCCTGTAGGTGTCAACGATGGCACGTTCCGCATCCTGAGCCTCGCTCAGTGCGAATTCGGCGGCGCGCTGCACCATGCTGTTCACCGAAAGGGTCTGCACGATGGCGAGGATGTCCATGGGTTTGAGGAGTTCTTCCGGCCCCATGGCATAGCCGATCCGCCAGCCGCACATGGCGTAGGATTTGGAGAATCCCCCGATGGTGAGAGTCCGCTCCCGCATGCCCGGCAGGGTGGCGAAGGGGATGTGACTTCCCTGAAAGACGTAGGACTCGTACAGTTCGTCGGAGAGAACGCACAGGTCCTGTTCCAGGGCGACGCGGGCGATGCCCTCCAGTGTCGCCCTGTCGAAGACGGCCCCCGAAGGATTACAGGGAGAGTTGACGACGAGCGCCTTTGTTCGGCGGGTGACGGCCCGGCGCAGGTCTTCCTCGAGGGGGAGAAAATGGTTTTCCTTCCGGCAGGGGACTGCCACGGGGACGCCCTGATTGTAGCGGACCTGCTGGGCGTAGAAGGTGAAGTAGGGTTCGAGCAGAAGGACTTCGTCGCCCGGTTCGAGCAAGGTCTGGAAGGCGAGCCAGCACGCCTGGGAGCCGCCGGTGGTGACGAGGATCTCCTCCGGATCCTGGACGAAGCCGTATTTATCTGCCCAACGGCGGCTGACGGCCTCTCGGAGGCTGAGATTTCCCCGGCTCTGGGCGTAATGTGTCTCACCGGCCAGCCCGGCCTGGCGGGCCGCTTCCACAATGCGTGGGTCGGTGGGGATGTCCGGTTCGCCGAGGGTGAGGTTGATGAGTCCCGTCCGTTTCGCTGCGGCCTTGAACATTTGCATCATCGCCGAGGGTTCGAGTCGGGAGAACCTCACGGCAACGTGTCGTTCCAGGCTCACGGTGTCCCCGCCCCCTCCTTGGCGTCGTTTTTCGCCGTCTTTCGGGCGGCCCGCTCGGCCCGCATGGCGGTCTTCTTCGCGTGGGGGTCTCCGTGGGCGGGTACGATGCAGACGAACACGAAATCCTCGTCCCCCGGGTTCTCGAAGACGTGCTCCACGTCGGGGGGGACACGTCCCCACCGTCCTGCCGCGAGATCGATCGATTCACCCTGGACCACCACACGGCCATGCCCTTTGAGGGAGAGCACGAAATGATCCCAGGCGTGTCTGTGCGGAGGAATTTTCTCCCCCGGGGGCAGGGTGAAATGGCGCATCACGTAGTCGTCCCAGAACTGCCCGGGGCCGAAGATGATTCGTTTCCGCACGTTCGGAGCCAGTGCGGACGCATCCCAGAGGGGCAGATCCTCGACGAGCCCCCCCTGTCCGACCTTCGTCTCTTCCGACATGTTTGTCGCCTCCCTTTCGCGGAGTGGTACGACCGGGAGATGCGGCCCCGTCGTCACACGGTTCCGCATTTCCCGGAGAAGGATCCAAACGGATCGTTGATGGAACCCTGGGCGCCCCGTCTCGGAGACGGAGCGCCCAGCAGGTTATTTCTTCATCGCTGCGAGAATTTTCTCGGGGGTGATGGGCAGGTCCTTCACCCGGGCGCCCACGGCGTTGTAGATCGCGTTCCCCACCGCCGCGTGTGGCGCGGAGAGGGGCATCTCGCCCGTCCCGGCGGCGCCGAAGGGGCCGAATTCCCGGGGGGTTTCCATGTGGATCAATTGGATGTCGTCGGGGATGTCCTTGATGTAGGGCAATCCGCAGGCGAGAAGATTGTTGTGGGTCTTCACGTCCACGAAGTCCTCCTTGATGGCGAGGCCGATGCCCTGGGCGATGCCGCCCATCTGCTGGCCGTCCACGACGAGGAAATTGTTGATCTTGCCCACGTCGCCGCAGAGGGTGAACTTCTCCACGGTGGTTTTGCCGGTCTTGGTCTCCACGGCTACTTCGGCGAGGAAGATGCCGAACATGTGGTTGGCGAAGGGATATCCCTGCCCCGTCGCGCCGTCCATGTCGGTGCAATGCTGTACCTCTCCCTCGTTGTTGCGGAGCGTAGCCTTCCAGTAGCCTTCGTAAAAGGTGGGAATGCCCTCCGCGATCATTTCATCGTAGGTTCGGTAGGTCCCGTCATCCCGCCGCATGGCGTCGAGCAATTTCCGGCAGGATTCGACGATGGCCATCCCCACCATGACCTGGCAGCGGCTCGCCGCGGCGGCGCCGCTGTTGGGAGCCTTGGCGGTGTCGCTCAGCACCAGCTTGATCTGCTCCGGTCTGATGCCGATGGGCTTGAGCGCCTCGTGGGCGGTCCCCACGCAGCCGATGTCCGCGCCCTGGCCATGATCCTCCCAGGTGTTGTAGAGGATCACGCCGTCCCTGGTGAGTTCGATGTTGCTGGTCGCGTCGTCCGGGCCGTCATCGTTGGAGTTGTAGATGCCGATGGCGATGCCCACGCCCCGTTTGACCTCGGCGGTGGAGAGAGCGGCGGCGCGCTTTTTGGCGATGTTGTAGTAGGGGCGGATGCGGGTGATCATGGCCTGAAGCGGATAGACCTCGGATTTCTGTCCGCTCGGGAAGGTGTCTCCCGGGCGGATCAGATTCTTTTCCCGGAAGTCCAGGGGATCCATGCCGCACTTCTCGGCGAGCATGTCGATGGCGGTTTCGCAGCCCCAGTAGGTCTGGGGTGCGCCGTAGGCGCGGAAGGCGCCGCACCAGCGGTGGTTGGTGAAAAAGGTGTAGCCGCACCCCCGGAGGTCATCGACATGATAAGGAGCCAGGAAGAACTGGCCGCCCTTGTTGGTGAGGTCTTGGCTGGACTCGGAGTAGGGGCCGTGGTCCACGTACCAGGTGTGTTCGGCGCCGACGATCTTGC encodes:
- a CDS encoding response regulator yields the protein MRGPFVPHSLDAIVAEQDSSQRSLYADLVREQPGYRLVGEVGSGETLLSFLADEPPQLVVLDFALPGLGGLEGFRKARSDYPRLDWVVLVRPEEPDVIRGAICLGAFDCLIRPFLSSRLRAALSAYRTFHRELVTRRTPWRQDELDHLVGLKRGAIPPDSSVFPKGIQNRILEKVKRLLRDAPGGLSASEAAEHLGMGRSTTRRYLEYLAETSQVTIDFDVAPVGRPSKRYVALSGTPQRHC
- a CDS encoding pyridoxal phosphate-dependent aminotransferase, with product MSLERHVAVRFSRLEPSAMMQMFKAAAKRTGLINLTLGEPDIPTDPRIVEAARQAGLAGETHYAQSRGNLSLREAVSRRWADKYGFVQDPEEILVTTGGSQACWLAFQTLLEPGDEVLLLEPYFTFYAQQVRYNQGVPVAVPCRKENHFLPLEEDLRRAVTRRTKALVVNSPCNPSGAVFDRATLEGIARVALEQDLCVLSDELYESYVFQGSHIPFATLPGMRERTLTIGGFSKSYAMCGWRIGYAMGPEELLKPMDILAIVQTLSVNSMVQRAAEFALSEAQDAERAIVDTYRRRTRHAASLARELPGVNAALPKGAFYLFADISGTGMNGDAFALRMLEEAGVALIPGIAFGETCGDFIRIACTVDEKKLEEAFSRMAAVLRS
- a CDS encoding cupin domain-containing protein, with the translated sequence MSEETKVGQGGLVEDLPLWDASALAPNVRKRIIFGPGQFWDDYVMRHFTLPPGEKIPPHRHAWDHFVLSLKGHGRVVVQGESIDLAAGRWGRVPPDVEHVFENPGDEDFVFVCIVPAHGDPHAKKTAMRAERAARKTAKNDAKEGAGTP